The sequence TCGAGTCTCGAGGCGGAGTTTGCTGGTTTGCAGTGTTCAGTTTTCAGGAAGAGAGGACGGGCCCGATTCCCAAGCGCTAGCGATTCTGTCAATCCTTTAGGCGTTCGTGCCACTTCACGGTGACGGAGTTGTGAGGTTGGTTCGTGGCTCGTTCAAAAACCGCCCGCCATGCGCAAGCTTCATTGCCTGATTCCCTTCCTTTGTTCCCTCCAAGCGGTGTGTGCCGCCACGGTCACCTGGGACGACGCCAATGCAAACAACGCGTGGAACACCACGGACGCCAATTGGACCGGCGGTGCCACCTTCGCCAATGGCGATGCGGCGGTGTTTTCCGGCAGCGGCGAGTCCGTTGCCGTGGTGGCCGGTGGGGTGACCCCGGCTTCCACCAGCATCAGCGGCGGGGCTTACACGTTCACCGGCGGGTCGATCGGCGGCTCGCTGACGAAGGCGGGCAGCGGGTTGCTCACGCTGAGCGCTGCGAATGCCTTCAGCGCCACCGCGCTCAATGGCGGCAGCATTTCCCTCGGGGCCAGCGGCACGCTGGGCAGCGGGGCGTTGACGGTGGGCAGCGGCTCGGTGTCCTCCGCATCGGCCCCCGCCAGCGGGGCTTCGGCGTACTTCCTCTACTTCTCCGGCTCCGCCAGCAAGACCTTCGCGAATGACGTCGTGCTGCCGAACGATGCCACCAGCGCGTATCGGAAAATCGTCAACGCCGGATCGTCCGGCAGCGTTTACACCCTGTCGGGGACGATCAGCGGCGGTGGCACGGGTACGGTGTTGTATCTCGACAACACCACCTCCAGCGACACCGCGCGGATCTTCCGCCTCAGTGGCACGAACACCTTCACCGGCAAGGTGCAGGTGAACCGCGGCAGCCTGCAGATCGATTCGGATGCCGCGTTGGGGGCCTCTGGAAATACGCTGGTGTTTGATGCGAACTCGGGCTCGAAACTGATCTTCACCAACCCGACGGCTTACACCCGCGGTACCACGTTCACGACCTCCACCGTCTTTGATACCGGAGCGAACGCCGTGACTGCCAGCGGAGTGCTTGGAGGTGGCAATGCCTTCACCAAGTCCGGCACCGGCACGCTCACGCTTTCCGCGGCGAACACCTACAGCGGCGCCACCACCGTCAGCGCGGGCACGCTCGCGGTCACCGGCTCACTTTCCAGCTCGTCCTCCGCGGTCACCGTCCAGGCCAGCGGTACGCTCGCGGGCACCGGCGCGGTGAACCGCCCGGTGACGCTCAATGGCGCGCTCGCTCCCGGCGTGGCGGGTGTCGGCACGCTGACCACTGGCGCGCTCACGCTGGCTCCGGGATCAGCTTATGATCTCCAGCTCGCGAACTGGGGTGGCAGCGCGGGCAGCGGCTACGACACCGTGACGTCCGGGGCGCTTTCTCTAACAGCGACCTCCGCCTCGAAGTTCACCGTGCGGGTGAATGCCACCGGCATGACCGGCTTCGCCGAAACCGCGAAGACTTTCACCTTGGTTGCCGCCAGTGGCGCGCCGACCGGCCTCGCCGCCGACAACGTCACCGTGACCACTACCGGCTTCAGCGGCACCGGCACGTGGGCGGTCCAGGCATCGGGCAACAACCTGGTGCTCGTTTACACGCCCGCGGCTCCGCCGCTGAATCTCTACGGGGGCAAGCACGTGCTGGTGATCGGCATCGATGGCTGCCGCGCCGATGCGCTCAAGCAGCAGGTGGACACGGGGAACGCGCCGAACATGGCGGCCCTCGTGGCCAATGGCACCGTGACCTGGAACGCGCACGCGGGCGGGGAACTCGGCGGGCCCACCCAGCAGCCGACGATTTCCGGCCCGGGCTGGACGAGCATCCTCACCGGCACCTATACGAACCTCCACCACGTGGTCGACAACTCGTCGCCACCCTACGACCAGCCCGCCACCACCGGTTCCTACATGGTGAGCCAGGCCCCGCATTTCGCCCGCCATCTGGTCGAAACCAAGCCCGGCACCTACGTGAGCTCGATCGCGAGCTGGAACTGGATCGAGGACTACACCGTGGCCGCGCAGCCGAGCTACTTCGGCTATCACGCGAAGGGCAGCGGCTCCAGCTACGCGCTGCGTGACAGCGATGTGGCGGCGAAGGCGGTGGCGAACCTCGCGTCCGCGAATCCGGACGTGATGTTCCTCCACTTCGACCAATGCGATGGCGCGGGCCACTCGCTTGGATTCTCCACCAGTGTTCCCGAATACCTGGCCGCGATCACGAACGTGGACACGCTCGTCGGCAATGTGATGAATGCCGTGGCCGCACGGCCGAACTATGCATCCGAGCAGTGGATGGTCATCATCACCGCGGACCACGGCGGGCAATCGGCGGGTGAGCGGACGATCGCGTTTGTCGTCTCCGGCGGCGGGGTGCCGGTGGGCGTGAGCGCCGCCAGCCCGGGGCATGGCGCGGTGCCTGCCACGCTGATGCGTTATCTCGGGCTCAGCATTCCGGCGGCGTGGAATCTCGCGGAGGATGGCTTCGTCACCGGTCCGGCGTTCACCGCCGTCCGCAGCGGTGGCTCCGCCCAGCTCGCTTGGTCGATGCCGGCGGCGGGCGTTCCCGGCCTGACCGGTTTTGAATTGCGCCGGAATGGAACGCCCATCGGCACCTTCACGCTGGCGCAGACATCCGCCACCGATCTCACGCCGGACCCGGGCACCAATGCCTACGAGCTCGTGCTGCTCGGCACCGCGGAGGCGAACCTGAAGCAGAGCGTTTTCGTGCCCGGGCCGAACCAACGGATCTGGGATGATGCGAACGCCAACAACAATTGGAACACCTCCGATGCGAATTGGATGGATGGCGCGATCTTCGCCACCGGTAACGAAACCTTCTTCACCGGTGCCACTGGCGAAACCGTGGCGGTGGACGTGGGTGGCGTGACGCCCTCGACGGTCACGATCTCCGGCGCGGGCTCCTACACCTTCAGCGGCGGATCGATTCTCGGCGGCAGCCTGGCCAAGACCGGCGCGGGCACGCTCACGCTCTCCAGCGCGAACGGCTTTTCCTCGGCCTCGCTTTCCGCAGGGCCGGACAGCCAGGGCGCGGGGGCGGTGAACGTGGGAGCGTTCGGCGCGCTCGGCAGCGGCACGATCACCCTCTCGAACACGTCGAGCATGACGGCGTTCTACTTCGCGCCCTCGTTGGGCAGCGGCAACTTCGCGAATAACCTGGTGCTTTCATCGCCGCCTTCCGCGGTGACCACCCGCTTGCTCACCGATGAGACGAACGTCACGGTCTCGCTCTCGGGCATCCTCACCGGCGGCAACTCGAACCAGGAGCTGCTCATCGACAACGATTCGTCCTCCAACGATGTCGGCAAGGTCCGGCTCGGCAACGCGGCGAACACCTTCACGGTCTCACGCGTCCGCATCAATCGCGGCGGCCTAGTGTTGACCTCGGATGGCTCGCTCGGCAATGCCGCCAACGGCCTGGCGCTCGATGTCTCCAGCAATCTCGCCAATTCCGGTCTGGTGCTGGAAGGCACGGTGTCACTCGGCGCGGGCCATGCGGTGAATGTGCTCTCCCAGACGGTAATCGATACCCAGGCCACCGCCGATACGCTCAAGGGTGCCATCACCTACGGCGCTCAGGTCGTGAAACGCGGCAGCGCGGCTCTGCGTTTGGAAGGCGCGGGCACCGACACCGGTGGCATCAGTTTGGTGGAGGGCAGCCTTACGCCGGTGGTGGCGAGTGCCTTCGGCACCGGCGCACTGACGGTGGCGACGACCGCCTCGGCGGGCTTCCTTGATGCGACTTCGTTGCCCGCGGTTTCCACGCTGGCGAATCCGATCGTCCTGCCCGCCGACTCCGCCGGAGTACTGCGCACGGTGTTGATGGCGTCCGGCGCGGGCAAGCAGCTCGAGCTTTCCGGTGTGATCTCCGGTGGTGGCGCGAACACCACGCTCTACCTGAATACCTCGACCACCGGT comes from Luteolibacter sp. LG18 and encodes:
- a CDS encoding autotransporter-associated beta strand repeat-containing protein, encoding MRKLHCLIPFLCSLQAVCAATVTWDDANANNAWNTTDANWTGGATFANGDAAVFSGSGESVAVVAGGVTPASTSISGGAYTFTGGSIGGSLTKAGSGLLTLSAANAFSATALNGGSISLGASGTLGSGALTVGSGSVSSASAPASGASAYFLYFSGSASKTFANDVVLPNDATSAYRKIVNAGSSGSVYTLSGTISGGGTGTVLYLDNTTSSDTARIFRLSGTNTFTGKVQVNRGSLQIDSDAALGASGNTLVFDANSGSKLIFTNPTAYTRGTTFTTSTVFDTGANAVTASGVLGGGNAFTKSGTGTLTLSAANTYSGATTVSAGTLAVTGSLSSSSSAVTVQASGTLAGTGAVNRPVTLNGALAPGVAGVGTLTTGALTLAPGSAYDLQLANWGGSAGSGYDTVTSGALSLTATSASKFTVRVNATGMTGFAETAKTFTLVAASGAPTGLAADNVTVTTTGFSGTGTWAVQASGNNLVLVYTPAAPPLNLYGGKHVLVIGIDGCRADALKQQVDTGNAPNMAALVANGTVTWNAHAGGELGGPTQQPTISGPGWTSILTGTYTNLHHVVDNSSPPYDQPATTGSYMVSQAPHFARHLVETKPGTYVSSIASWNWIEDYTVAAQPSYFGYHAKGSGSSYALRDSDVAAKAVANLASANPDVMFLHFDQCDGAGHSLGFSTSVPEYLAAITNVDTLVGNVMNAVAARPNYASEQWMVIITADHGGQSAGERTIAFVVSGGGVPVGVSAASPGHGAVPATLMRYLGLSIPAAWNLAEDGFVTGPAFTAVRSGGSAQLAWSMPAAGVPGLTGFELRRNGTPIGTFTLAQTSATDLTPDPGTNAYELVLLGTAEANLKQSVFVPGPNQRIWDDANANNNWNTSDANWMDGAIFATGNETFFTGATGETVAVDVGGVTPSTVTISGAGSYTFSGGSILGGSLAKTGAGTLTLSSANGFSSASLSAGPDSQGAGAVNVGAFGALGSGTITLSNTSSMTAFYFAPSLGSGNFANNLVLSSPPSAVTTRLLTDETNVTVSLSGILTGGNSNQELLIDNDSSSNDVGKVRLGNAANTFTVSRVRINRGGLVLTSDGSLGNAANGLALDVSSNLANSGLVLEGTVSLGAGHAVNVLSQTVIDTQATADTLKGAITYGAQVVKRGSAALRLEGAGTDTGGISLVEGSLTPVVASAFGTGALTVATTASAGFLDATSLPAVSTLANPIVLPADSAGVLRTVLMASGAGKQLELSGVISGGGANTTLYLNTSTTGDIAAVFLLSGANTFTGKTQLNRGSVSITSNASFGAAANSVVIDANTGSKLSFLAPMTFTHPVTLSTATTFDTGANAVDITAALAGTAALTKSGTGAMTLSTANTHTGDVTVAAGKLQVIGSLAAASNVVAVSSGATLGGTGTINRPVSISGTVAPGVTTGTLTIGNTLTLGVGSAIAFDLADWNGAAGTGYDTIAANAVNVTATSGSKLTVNVNAAGLVNFTEGTKSFVIASGNSAPTGLVAGNWSVAVSGFSGSGVWSLQTSGNNLLLVYGPAATGYIGWVSSKLTGGQDSAFNADPDQDGVSNGIEFVLGTEPGIASAGLPTVQENGSNLVFTFRRTTQSISMNPHVETSESLAGGTWTEVTDGIAVQPDGVDAEIVTVTIPKNGRTKLFARLAVTQ